One window from the genome of Dolosigranulum savutiense encodes:
- a CDS encoding protein kinase domain-containing protein, with the protein MYNYSRGESVEDKCLEIISKEFCGDFEDSLYEYKSGPQLVLFFNSNFRYNDQYYNGFPSRWIYVSEKVKDLYNNDKLNNFFSFIMSVEFHIQEKEKTIVEIVPFIEKLKKQWNRKLRPYKYQLIQIGDRFELTNLDEDLKLIGVGGCANVYIQKSTDLVIKQLKWENLLDESIKHRFKREFQITKNLYDIDGIIKVYDFNESDYFYVMEKCDITLHDFLISKSLSDEAKEDIIIEILSIVAKVHDRNIIHRDISSNNIFLKENSIRIADFGLGKNFNLVLSHQTKNTTQLGQVQYCPPEQLMLLKDTGKYSDVYSLGRIINFILTNNPNDKNHNYKLLVEKATSLDTDRRYNDAGEMYNSFLKTKKYKEDDKKEKIILNIIKSNKYNDEVAIYISSLSSKELCNNIININNFKNSLYHYFNDYPESISEILRFIELDMDNECNRFEDADNFADIAEHILRKNLSRFEVREKAAEILNHVAFYVNRYYAQRLIDSLIDNGIESMLEEILVQY; encoded by the coding sequence ATGTATAATTACAGTAGGGGTGAGAGTGTGGAGGACAAGTGTTTAGAGATAATTTCTAAAGAGTTTTGTGGAGATTTTGAAGATAGTTTATATGAATATAAGAGTGGCCCTCAATTAGTGCTTTTTTTCAATTCTAATTTTAGATACAATGATCAATACTACAATGGTTTTCCATCGCGGTGGATTTATGTAAGTGAAAAAGTTAAAGATTTATACAACAATGACAAGTTAAACAATTTTTTCTCTTTTATAATGTCAGTAGAATTTCATATTCAAGAAAAAGAAAAAACTATTGTTGAGATAGTTCCTTTTATTGAGAAGTTAAAAAAACAATGGAATAGAAAATTAAGACCATATAAATACCAGTTAATACAAATAGGTGATAGATTTGAATTGACTAACTTAGATGAAGATTTGAAATTAATTGGTGTGGGTGGTTGTGCTAATGTATATATACAAAAATCAACAGATCTAGTTATAAAACAATTAAAATGGGAAAATTTACTTGATGAAAGTATAAAACATCGATTTAAAAGAGAATTTCAGATTACTAAAAATTTGTACGATATAGATGGAATAATTAAAGTATATGATTTTAATGAATCTGATTATTTTTACGTTATGGAAAAGTGTGATATCACTCTACATGATTTTTTGATTTCTAAATCATTATCTGATGAAGCTAAAGAAGATATTATTATAGAAATTTTAAGTATAGTAGCGAAAGTACATGATAGAAATATTATTCATAGAGATATTTCATCCAACAACATATTTTTAAAGGAAAATAGTATTAGGATTGCTGATTTTGGTTTAGGTAAAAACTTTAATTTAGTTCTTTCTCATCAAACAAAAAATACGACACAATTGGGACAAGTACAATACTGTCCCCCAGAGCAATTGATGCTACTTAAAGATACTGGGAAGTATAGTGATGTATATTCATTAGGAAGGATAATTAACTTTATTCTAACCAATAACCCTAATGACAAAAACCATAATTATAAATTATTAGTTGAAAAAGCTACTAGTCTAGATACTGATAGACGATATAATGATGCAGGTGAGATGTATAATAGTTTTCTTAAAACAAAAAAATATAAAGAAGATGATAAAAAGGAAAAAATTATTTTGAATATTATTAAATCAAATAAATATAATGATGAAGTAGCAATATACATTTCTTCCCTATCTTCAAAAGAACTATGTAATAATATAATTAATATAAACAACTTTAAAAATTCATTGTATCATTATTTTAATGATTATCCTGAATCTATTTCAGAAATCCTTAGATTTATAGAGTTAGATATGGATAATGAATGTAATAGGTTTGAAGATGCAGATAATTTTGCAGATATTGCTGAGCATATTCTTAGGAAAAACTTATCTAGATTTGAGGTTAGAGAAAAGGCTGCAGAAATCTTAAACCATGTTGCATTTTATGTTAACAGATATTATGCACAAAGATTAATAGATTCTTTAATAGACAATGGAATTGAGTCTATGTTAGAAGAAATTTTAGTACAATATTAA
- a CDS encoding Y-family DNA polymerase yields the protein MTRPIIKMRYEQEPVRDILCIDVKSFFASVEAVERRIHPLKAMIAVVSKPNREGGLVLASSPRVKERYGIKTGSRIYDIPKHAQIQIVEPRMALYLQKNLEIIQIFRQYVPDEDLHIYSIDESFLDVTGSKQLFGHAVEIAHKIQRQIFRELHLVTTVGIGDNPLLAKLALDREAKYNAPTYRATWHYQDVEEKLWPITPLSDFWGIGKQTERTLHQLGIRSIYDLAQADLTLLKRKFGVMGEQLFFHAHGIDRTRLSDVYRPASTSFSKNQILDRDYTDPREVELVIREMTEAIALRLRQHQQVTRLISLGIGYCKHCEASGFRRQMRIDATDSTRRLIQYALQLFNQYYNH from the coding sequence ATGACTCGTCCGATAATTAAGATGCGCTACGAACAAGAACCAGTACGCGATATTCTCTGCATCGATGTGAAGTCCTTCTTCGCCAGCGTGGAGGCGGTAGAACGACGCATTCATCCACTGAAAGCGATGATTGCCGTTGTCAGCAAGCCCAATCGTGAGGGTGGCTTAGTACTCGCCTCTTCTCCTCGCGTGAAGGAACGCTACGGTATTAAGACCGGCTCGCGCATCTATGACATTCCTAAGCATGCTCAGATCCAGATCGTCGAACCGCGCATGGCCTTATACTTGCAGAAGAACTTAGAGATTATCCAGATCTTCCGCCAATATGTGCCCGACGAAGATCTACATATCTACAGTATCGATGAATCGTTCCTTGACGTGACAGGTTCCAAGCAACTATTCGGACATGCTGTTGAAATCGCCCACAAGATCCAGCGCCAGATCTTCCGTGAACTACATCTCGTCACTACAGTTGGCATTGGGGACAACCCTTTGCTGGCTAAGCTTGCCCTCGACCGTGAAGCCAAATACAACGCCCCTACTTACCGGGCAACTTGGCACTATCAAGATGTCGAAGAAAAACTGTGGCCCATTACACCGCTCTCGGACTTCTGGGGCATTGGCAAGCAGACCGAACGCACGCTACATCAACTCGGTATCCGCAGTATTTATGACTTAGCCCAAGCTGATTTAACGCTGTTGAAGCGAAAATTCGGTGTCATGGGCGAACAACTCTTCTTCCACGCACACGGCATTGACCGTACTAGGCTATCCGACGTTTATCGTCCGGCCAGTACGTCTTTCTCCAAGAATCAAATCTTAGACCGCGACTACACTGATCCACGCGAAGTCGAACTCGTTATTCGAGAGATGACCGAAGCAATCGCTCTACGTCTACGCCAACATCAGCAAGTCACTCGCCTTATCTCACTCGGTATCGGCTATTGTAAACATTGCGAAGCATCCGGATTTCGCCGTCAGATGAGGATTGATGCGACGGACTCAACCCGACGTCTGATCCAATATGCCCTGCAGCTGTTCAACCAATATTATAACCATTAG